Proteins from one Oscillatoria nigro-viridis PCC 7112 genomic window:
- a CDS encoding tetratricopeptide repeat protein translates to MASQKKSRKSACKLGAEDSLKLAWQHHQAGRLLEAENLYRQIIEVQPESANVLCLLGIAARQQGKIAEAIDFYEKAIAQNRDFVEAHLNKANLLLDVGEYQRAIASYEEVIKIQPNSVLAYNNLGWAKQQLGEIDAAILYYQTALQLDSNLHETAHNLGHLYKQKNQLNEAIAYYLHALKVNPNLTYSLMGLGTVLQQQGKFAEAFNCYQQAVKLDPNNPEAHNNVGAFFHEQGNAKVAISHYRQALKLKPDFVEAINNLGHALVDLGEFQEAFSCHIRALELQPDNAIAHLELGLTLLLFGDFQRGFAEYEWRWRTPQLQPRQFKQPVWDGSDLQGKTILLHVEQGFGDSIQFIRYAPILRSRGAKVMVACYPELMRLFATVAGIEYLSVSLEGLPEFDVHAPLMSLPRIVGTTLETIPANVPYLEPPAECKFALSSDAKLKVGIVWAGSPKRRKDNQRSCSLSDFIRFLDVPGIAFYSLQKNLSESDRTLLNQHLVPDLTPHLNDFADTASAISQLDLVITVDTAVAHLAGALGKPVWVLLSFAPDWRWLLDREDNPWYPTARLFRQSQPESWQELFEEVQAALSLFAIANTASYSEDAAKDSLDFVSLAMTANDRPDLDSVALNMTGASVVKESKQIFVMASEGLAEASAVKQSQGIETSAAIGTAGENLVVLEDLLRQAEQLMETGDKEEAIALYEQIISLEPNCVQARINFGFLKQEKGELEAAIPHYREALAIDPNIPQTAYNLAKIFEEQGQVEAAIAHYEQALVAQPDFVPALINLAVALQEKGELLRAIDLYRRALEIHPHSWEAYNNLATVLQEQGNLEDALEYYHKALELLPDFVEAINNLGRTFLEKGAVEDAISCYRRAIHLSPNHASAHLNLSLALLLVGDLENGLAEYEWRWQIKEFHTGHSCFLTGPDNTVSAREYRPLWDGSDLVGKTILLHAEQGLGDSLQFIRYAAIVKNKGGRVIVGCYPQLHRLFATVDGIDLLIVKGEQMPEFDVQAPMLSLPYIIGTKLETIPANIAYLSPPAGAEFTLLPDRTLKVGIVWAGNPKHRKNKQRSCSLSQFLPLLDVPGVSFYSLQKEVSEADRALLNQTPIVDLSPHFGDLADTAAAIAKLDLVISVDTAVAHLAGALGKPVWILLAFSPDWRWMLQREDSPWYPSARLFRQHQRGDWESVFARVAEALGAVAAASRPSDSAEAEFRLGVDLQQQADFGAAIECYERAIAIDPNYAAAHSNLGVVKQQSGQLTEAIAHYRQALAIDRNLAETASNLGSALAEAGETEEAIAEYERALSLNPNCPEALINLGLLREEQGDVAEAISCYEQAIQVNPNCAAAYLNLGIALEEQGEEAAAGANYERAIANYERAIAIEPNYLDALHNLAYASIRQGRVADAIAYYDRALALQPDLAETDLALGSWLSNQDKLDEALAFCQQAIQKLPASAQAHCNLGIVLQKQGKIEDAIGCYQQALSLKPDFPQALNNLGQAFEEAGKMAEAIDCYHRAIELKPGYINPLYSLASAFHNRGQFADALTYYSQAVKFNVASPESHLNLGLALLLAGDFQRGFSEYEWRLLVQQKEYPGYSFQQPVWDGKDLQGKTILLCPEQGLGDAIQFIRYADLVKEKGGRVIVWCLPQLQRLFAQVAGIDGLIVNPEDAPDFQVRAQLMSLPHLLGTTLETIPAKVPYLASPPGLECTIRQTANLKIGIVWSGNSQHSQNKVRSLPLNLLSKLLDIPGAEFYSLQKEMTADDSALLEQMPVTDLSSNLQDMAYTAAVISALDLVISVDTSVAHLAGALGKPVWILLCFVPDWRWMLQREDSPWYPTARLFRQSTAGDWEGVLEQASLALRERISQHQEAQPLIEAQPNVDLAQEQFNCGNVLKAQGRFSEAIACFKNALVWQPNSIEAATNLAVTLHQTGDLAEAAAYYQRAIEIDPNCAQAHNNLGILLQDRGNIPDAVSCFQKAIALNPIYVKALNNLGTILQQQGDLPTAIACFHQALSVNSNYVPALVNLGVAMQAQSQLDEAQRLYERAIEAEPNDPAGHYHLGTLCLGAGKIEQAISSLERAISLNPNYIEAITNLGSAFEQAGDINRAIVCYNKALEIDADCVKAHFNLSLVLLLTGDLPRGLAEYEWRWQTEQAKKLPRLNFDRPVWDGSDLNGQTILLRSEQGFGDAIQFVRYAAIVQQKGGKVILSCYQELKRLFKQIPGIEQVVVRMDELPDFQVQAPLMSLPYILGTNLKNIPANVPYLAAPPNWQFSLNSDDRFKVGIAWAGSSEHLKDFQRSSDLSYFLQLLDIPGVSFYSLQKEMSAGDRTLLTQIPVINLSDNLNDFADTAAVISQLDLVICVDTAIAHLAGALGKPVWILLCFMPDWRWMLEREDSPWYPTARLFRQQTPGDWVGVCDRIKTALKHLISTRSQAVLGTGDSEASARFSLAPAQVKFYIAKALENQGKKADAAARYEQVIATSPSHAEAHSCLGYLKQENGQITEAISHYKQALETNPNLSETNLYLGSALEEQGQVTEAIDFYNKAIQLRPNSPNWRLGLALALLLTGNYEPGFAEYESRWQTEQLDPCYFEQPLWDGSDLQGKTILLHPEQGFGDTIQFIRYAPLVKQKGGQVIVACHVLLKRLFEGIPGVDRVGVRPSDLIDFQVQAPLMSLPRILGTTLENIPANIPYLAPPQDFKFSLEQNNKLKVGIVWAGGPLHRNNHRRSCKLSDFVKFVDVPGVSFYSLQKDLSAGDSLQDSCASRTLLKQHQIEDLSEHCVDFADTAAIISQLDLVICVDTSVAHLAGALGKPVWILLSFVPDWRWMLEREDSPWYPTARLFRQQKAGDWDGVCDRIKAALLERAGTGAPPLQSTRLQTQPGKADADTLPQIKPPETPPQITGIGISWPLSITSGWGIYALNLTLQLRQNPAWEVALLAPPSITSESMNPLHKSLLLPVIEKHKTFQELVAANSDKQISCNFPVLYALGNNLASSGVDHQITSACQIGVIFFEDTRITAAALETGKKYSAIVAGSNWNADVLRSCGLTNVAMVHQGIDPTIFHPAPKSNLFGDRFVIFSGGKLEYRKGQDIVIAAFKRFRAKHPEALLLTTWHNFWPQYMLGIEQTGNVVGLPNINRDGSLEISQWLVANGLPVDSFIDIGLIPNHLTGQILREADCAVFTNRCEGGTNLVAMESMACGIPTILSANTGHLDLIYSNICYPLWSQGRVKLTAPFSGVEGWGESDVAEVVEALEQVYTNREESKRIGLAAANFMRDWTWEKQVKRFLDVIADM, encoded by the coding sequence ATGGCTTCTCAAAAAAAATCGCGGAAATCTGCCTGCAAACTGGGTGCCGAAGACTCTTTGAAATTAGCTTGGCAACATCACCAAGCCGGCCGTTTGTTAGAAGCTGAGAATTTGTATCGGCAAATAATAGAAGTACAGCCGGAATCAGCAAACGTGCTCTGTTTGTTGGGAATAGCGGCGAGACAGCAGGGAAAAATTGCAGAGGCGATCGACTTTTACGAAAAGGCGATCGCCCAAAACCGCGATTTTGTAGAAGCGCATTTAAATAAAGCTAATCTTTTGCTGGATGTAGGCGAGTATCAAAGGGCGATCGCCAGTTACGAAGAAGTAATCAAAATTCAGCCAAATTCCGTCCTCGCCTACAATAATTTGGGCTGGGCAAAACAGCAATTAGGCGAAATAGACGCCGCTATTTTATATTACCAAACAGCGCTGCAGCTTGACTCCAACTTGCACGAAACAGCGCACAACTTAGGACATTTATATAAACAAAAAAATCAATTAAACGAGGCGATAGCTTATTACCTCCACGCTTTAAAAGTCAATCCAAATTTAACATACTCTCTGATGGGATTGGGAACAGTTTTGCAGCAGCAAGGTAAATTTGCTGAAGCTTTCAACTGCTACCAGCAAGCTGTAAAACTCGACCCCAACAATCCCGAAGCTCACAACAATGTAGGAGCATTTTTCCACGAACAAGGCAATGCAAAAGTAGCAATATCCCACTACCGACAAGCCTTAAAATTAAAGCCCGACTTCGTGGAGGCTATTAATAATCTCGGACACGCTTTGGTCGATTTAGGAGAGTTTCAAGAGGCTTTTTCTTGTCACATTCGAGCCTTGGAATTGCAGCCAGACAACGCCATCGCACACCTGGAATTAGGTTTAACTTTGCTCTTGTTCGGAGATTTTCAGCGCGGTTTTGCTGAATATGAGTGGCGGTGGCGCACTCCGCAACTACAACCGAGGCAATTTAAACAGCCGGTTTGGGATGGTTCGGATTTGCAGGGGAAAACTATTTTACTCCACGTCGAGCAAGGCTTTGGCGATTCTATTCAGTTTATTCGCTACGCGCCGATTCTTCGCAGCCGAGGCGCTAAAGTTATGGTGGCTTGCTACCCCGAACTGATGCGGTTGTTTGCGACAGTTGCTGGTATTGAATATTTATCAGTTAGTCTTGAGGGTTTGCCAGAATTTGACGTTCACGCACCTCTGATGAGTTTGCCGCGAATTGTGGGGACAACTCTGGAAACAATACCTGCAAATGTTCCTTATTTAGAGCCGCCTGCTGAGTGCAAATTTGCGCTTTCTTCTGATGCCAAATTGAAGGTAGGGATTGTTTGGGCGGGGAGTCCGAAGCGCCGGAAAGACAATCAGCGTTCTTGCAGCTTGAGCGATTTTATTCGATTTTTGGATGTTCCGGGAATCGCTTTTTATAGTTTACAAAAAAACTTGTCCGAGAGCGATCGCACTTTGTTGAACCAACACTTAGTGCCGGATTTAACTCCGCATTTGAACGACTTTGCTGATACCGCTTCGGCTATATCTCAACTGGATTTAGTCATTACTGTCGATACGGCTGTGGCGCACTTAGCCGGTGCTTTAGGAAAACCGGTTTGGGTGCTGCTTTCTTTTGCTCCTGACTGGCGTTGGCTGCTGGATCGTGAAGACAATCCTTGGTATCCAACTGCGAGGCTTTTCCGCCAAAGTCAGCCGGAAAGTTGGCAAGAATTGTTTGAGGAAGTACAGGCGGCTTTGAGTTTATTTGCGATCGCCAATACTGCTAGTTATTCCGAGGATGCTGCCAAAGATTCGCTTGACTTCGTTTCACTCGCCATGACTGCTAATGATCGGCCTGACCTCGATTCGGTGGCTCTCAACATGACAGGTGCAAGCGTGGTTAAAGAGAGTAAACAAATATTTGTGATGGCGAGCGAAGGGTTGGCAGAAGCCTCGGCAGTTAAGCAATCGCAGGGGATTGAGACATCGGCTGCGATCGGAACGGCTGGCGAGAATTTAGTTGTTTTAGAGGATTTATTGCGGCAAGCAGAACAGTTAATGGAAACAGGAGATAAGGAAGAGGCGATCGCCCTTTACGAACAGATTATATCTCTTGAGCCAAATTGCGTTCAAGCGCGGATTAATTTTGGTTTTCTCAAGCAAGAAAAGGGCGAATTGGAGGCCGCTATCCCGCATTACCGAGAAGCTTTAGCCATCGATCCAAATATTCCTCAAACAGCTTACAACTTGGCAAAGATTTTTGAGGAACAAGGTCAAGTGGAAGCGGCGATCGCACATTACGAGCAAGCTCTTGTAGCTCAACCGGATTTCGTACCCGCACTGATTAATTTAGCGGTGGCGCTGCAAGAAAAAGGGGAACTTCTAAGGGCGATCGATCTGTACCGGCGAGCGCTGGAAATTCATCCGCATAGCTGGGAAGCTTACAACAATCTGGCAACAGTGTTGCAAGAACAGGGCAATTTAGAAGATGCGCTGGAGTATTATCACAAAGCTCTAGAATTGCTGCCGGATTTTGTGGAAGCTATCAACAATTTAGGCAGGACATTTCTGGAAAAAGGCGCGGTAGAAGATGCGATATCCTGCTACAGACGGGCGATTCATTTAAGTCCAAATCACGCTAGCGCTCACCTGAATTTATCCTTGGCTTTGCTGTTGGTGGGAGATTTGGAAAATGGTCTCGCTGAATACGAGTGGCGCTGGCAAATAAAAGAATTTCACACTGGTCATTCGTGTTTTTTGACGGGGCCGGATAATACTGTTTCGGCGAGAGAATACCGGCCGCTGTGGGACGGTTCTGATTTGGTGGGAAAGACTATTTTGCTGCACGCCGAACAAGGTTTAGGCGATTCGCTTCAGTTTATTCGCTACGCTGCGATCGTCAAAAATAAAGGCGGTAGGGTCATTGTTGGCTGTTACCCGCAATTGCACCGTTTATTTGCAACGGTTGATGGCATTGATTTGCTAATAGTTAAAGGCGAGCAAATGCCGGAATTCGACGTGCAAGCGCCGATGTTGAGTTTGCCGTATATTATCGGTACAAAGCTGGAAACAATACCGGCAAATATTGCTTATTTATCTCCGCCTGCGGGTGCTGAATTTACGCTTTTGCCCGATCGCACTTTGAAAGTTGGGATTGTCTGGGCGGGGAATCCAAAACACCGCAAAAACAAGCAGCGTTCGTGCAGTTTAAGCCAGTTTCTGCCGCTTTTGGACGTTCCGGGGGTAAGTTTTTACAGCTTGCAGAAAGAGGTTTCCGAGGCCGATCGCGCCCTGTTGAATCAAACGCCGATCGTAGATTTGAGCCCGCATTTTGGCGATTTGGCCGATACTGCTGCTGCGATCGCCAAACTGGATTTAGTCATTAGTGTCGATACCGCTGTCGCCCATTTGGCGGGCGCTTTGGGCAAACCGGTGTGGATTTTGCTGGCGTTTTCGCCGGATTGGCGGTGGATGTTGCAACGCGAAGATAGTCCTTGGTATCCAAGCGCAAGGCTGTTTCGCCAGCATCAGCGGGGCGACTGGGAGAGCGTTTTCGCTCGGGTGGCGGAAGCTCTAGGCGCGGTTGCAGCAGCATCCCGGCCGTCGGATTCGGCGGAGGCAGAGTTTCGGTTGGGCGTGGATTTGCAGCAGCAAGCAGATTTTGGCGCTGCGATCGAATGTTACGAGCGAGCGATCGCGATCGACCCTAATTACGCAGCCGCGCACAGCAATTTAGGCGTTGTCAAACAGCAAAGCGGCCAGCTAACAGAGGCGATCGCGCACTACCGACAAGCCCTAGCAATCGACCGAAATTTGGCGGAAACTGCAAGCAATTTGGGCAGCGCGCTCGCGGAAGCAGGAGAGACTGAAGAGGCGATCGCAGAATACGAACGGGCGCTTTCTTTGAACCCGAATTGCCCGGAAGCGCTGATTAATTTGGGGCTGCTGCGGGAAGAGCAAGGAGATGTGGCGGAGGCTATAAGCTGCTACGAGCAAGCTATTCAAGTCAATCCTAATTGCGCGGCGGCTTATTTGAATTTGGGAATTGCTTTGGAGGAACAAGGGGAGGAAGCGGCAGCGGGCGCGAATTACGAACGGGCGATCGCGAATTACGAACGGGCGATCGCGATCGAGCCTAATTATTTAGATGCCTTGCACAACTTAGCATACGCCTCGATCCGACAGGGGCGAGTTGCAGATGCGATCGCATACTACGATCGAGCTCTGGCGCTGCAACCGGATTTGGCAGAAACCGATCTTGCTTTGGGGAGTTGGCTGTCAAACCAAGATAAGTTAGATGAGGCTCTAGCTTTTTGCCAGCAGGCGATTCAGAAATTGCCAGCCAGTGCACAGGCTCACTGCAATCTGGGAATTGTCCTGCAGAAACAGGGCAAAATTGAAGATGCGATCGGCTGCTATCAGCAAGCTTTGAGCCTGAAACCCGACTTTCCACAAGCTTTGAACAATCTCGGCCAAGCTTTTGAGGAAGCGGGAAAAATGGCAGAGGCGATCGATTGTTACCATCGGGCGATCGAACTCAAACCCGGCTATATCAATCCCCTCTACAGTTTGGCAAGTGCTTTCCACAATCGCGGACAATTTGCGGATGCTCTCACCTACTACAGCCAAGCAGTTAAATTCAATGTCGCTAGCCCCGAATCTCACCTAAATTTAGGTTTAGCTTTGCTGCTGGCGGGAGATTTTCAGCGCGGTTTTTCCGAGTACGAATGGCGACTGCTGGTTCAACAAAAAGAGTACCCGGGCTACAGTTTTCAACAGCCGGTTTGGGACGGCAAAGATTTGCAAGGAAAAACTATTTTGCTTTGCCCGGAACAGGGTTTAGGCGATGCAATTCAGTTTATCCGCTACGCAGATTTAGTCAAGGAAAAAGGCGGTAGGGTAATTGTTTGGTGTTTGCCGCAGTTGCAGCGCTTGTTTGCACAAGTTGCGGGAATCGATGGGTTAATAGTTAACCCAGAGGATGCGCCGGATTTTCAAGTGCGCGCGCAGCTAATGAGTTTGCCTCACCTTCTGGGAACAACTTTAGAAACTATACCGGCGAAGGTTCCTTATTTAGCTTCGCCGCCCGGTTTGGAATGTACTATTCGCCAAACTGCTAATTTGAAAATAGGGATTGTGTGGTCTGGAAATTCTCAACATTCCCAAAATAAGGTGCGATCGTTACCGCTAAATTTGTTGTCCAAACTGTTAGATATTCCGGGAGCAGAATTTTACAGCTTGCAAAAGGAAATGACAGCAGACGATAGCGCTTTGTTAGAGCAAATGCCCGTAACAGATTTAAGCTCTAATTTGCAAGACATGGCCTATACTGCGGCTGTAATATCGGCTCTGGATTTAGTGATTTCTGTAGATACTTCTGTGGCACACTTGGCTGGTGCTTTGGGCAAACCAGTGTGGATTTTGCTGTGTTTTGTGCCGGATTGGCGGTGGATGTTGCAACGCGAAGATAGTCCTTGGTACCCGACGGCGCGGCTGTTTCGCCAGTCAACAGCGGGAGATTGGGAAGGAGTTTTAGAACAAGCTAGTTTGGCGCTCAGAGAAAGAATTTCTCAGCATCAGGAAGCTCAACCACTAATAGAAGCTCAGCCCAATGTTGACTTAGCTCAAGAACAGTTCAATTGCGGAAATGTTCTGAAAGCGCAAGGTAGATTTTCCGAGGCGATCGCTTGTTTTAAAAATGCTTTAGTTTGGCAGCCGAATTCGATCGAAGCCGCCACGAATTTGGCAGTGACGCTGCACCAAACAGGCGATTTAGCCGAAGCTGCCGCCTATTATCAGCGCGCGATCGAAATCGATCCGAACTGCGCTCAAGCGCACAATAACTTGGGTATTTTGCTGCAAGATCGAGGCAATATACCCGATGCTGTATCTTGTTTTCAAAAGGCGATCGCCCTGAATCCGATTTACGTCAAAGCTCTCAACAATCTCGGCACCATACTCCAGCAGCAGGGCGATTTGCCGACTGCGATCGCCTGTTTTCATCAAGCACTTTCTGTCAATTCCAATTACGTGCCAGCGCTGGTAAATTTAGGTGTGGCGATGCAAGCACAATCTCAGCTAGACGAGGCCCAACGGCTTTACGAGCGTGCAATTGAAGCAGAACCTAACGATCCTGCAGGACACTATCACCTGGGAACGTTATGCTTGGGTGCGGGCAAAATAGAACAGGCAATTTCTAGTTTGGAACGAGCCATATCTTTGAACCCTAATTATATAGAAGCTATTACTAATTTAGGCAGTGCTTTTGAACAAGCAGGAGACATTAATCGAGCAATTGTATGTTACAATAAAGCGCTCGAAATAGATGCCGATTGTGTTAAGGCTCACTTCAATTTAAGCTTAGTATTGCTGTTGACTGGGGACTTGCCGCGCGGTTTAGCAGAATACGAGTGGCGGTGGCAAACAGAACAGGCGAAAAAATTGCCACGGTTGAATTTTGACCGACCAGTTTGGGACGGTTCAGATTTGAACGGCCAAACTATTTTGCTCCGATCCGAACAAGGTTTCGGCGATGCCATTCAATTTGTGCGGTATGCGGCAATTGTGCAGCAAAAAGGCGGCAAAGTAATCCTTTCTTGCTATCAAGAACTGAAGCGTTTATTTAAGCAGATTCCTGGCATCGAACAAGTGGTGGTTCGGATGGATGAATTGCCGGATTTCCAAGTGCAAGCACCGCTGATGAGTTTGCCGTATATTCTCGGAACAAATTTAAAAAATATACCGGCTAATGTTCCTTATTTAGCTGCGCCGCCGAATTGGCAATTTTCTCTAAATTCCGATGATCGGTTTAAAGTTGGGATTGCGTGGGCGGGAAGTTCGGAACATTTGAAGGATTTTCAGCGATCGAGCGATTTAAGCTATTTCCTGCAATTATTAGATATTCCAGGTGTAAGTTTTTACAGTCTTCAGAAAGAAATGTCGGCGGGCGATCGTACTTTGTTAACTCAAATTCCCGTGATAAATTTGAGCGACAATTTGAACGATTTTGCCGATACTGCGGCGGTGATATCGCAACTAGATTTAGTAATTTGCGTCGATACTGCGATCGCGCACTTAGCCGGTGCTTTGGGTAAACCGGTATGGATTTTGCTGTGTTTTATGCCGGATTGGCGGTGGATGTTGGAACGCGAAGATAGCCCTTGGTATCCGACGGCGCGGCTGTTTCGGCAGCAAACACCGGGCGATTGGGTGGGAGTTTGCGATCGCATAAAAACAGCCTTAAAACACCTAATTTCTACTCGTTCGCAAGCTGTTCTCGGTACAGGAGATAGCGAAGCTTCTGCTCGATTTTCCTTAGCGCCCGCACAGGTAAAATTTTACATAGCAAAGGCCTTAGAAAACCAAGGTAAAAAAGCAGACGCAGCCGCTCGTTACGAACAAGTAATTGCCACCTCACCCAGCCACGCCGAAGCCCACAGTTGTTTAGGTTATCTCAAACAGGAAAACGGGCAAATAACCGAGGCAATTTCGCACTACAAACAAGCGCTAGAAACCAATCCCAACCTTAGCGAAACAAACTTATATTTGGGTTCTGCCCTCGAAGAACAGGGACAAGTCACAGAGGCGATCGACTTCTACAATAAAGCAATTCAACTACGTCCCAACTCGCCAAATTGGCGCTTGGGACTAGCCTTAGCTTTGCTCTTAACTGGAAATTATGAGCCTGGTTTTGCGGAGTACGAATCGCGCTGGCAAACTGAACAATTGGATCCGTGTTATTTTGAGCAACCGCTTTGGGACGGCTCGGATTTGCAGGGAAAAACAATTTTATTGCACCCTGAACAAGGTTTTGGCGATACGATACAGTTTATCCGCTACGCGCCTTTAGTTAAGCAAAAAGGCGGCCAAGTTATTGTTGCTTGTCATGTCTTGCTGAAGCGTTTATTTGAAGGAATTCCAGGAGTCGATCGAGTAGGAGTCAGGCCGAGCGATTTGATAGATTTTCAAGTGCAAGCCCCGCTGATGAGTTTGCCGCGAATTCTGGGAACGACTTTGGAAAATATACCGGCAAATATTCCTTATTTAGCTCCGCCACAGGATTTTAAATTTTCCCTAGAGCAGAACAATAAACTAAAAGTAGGTATTGTGTGGGCGGGCGGCCCGCTGCACCGCAACAATCATCGGCGATCGTGTAAATTGAGCGATTTTGTGAAATTTGTCGATGTTCCGGGAGTGAGTTTTTACAGTCTTCAGAAAGATTTGTCAGCGGGCGATTCCCTACAGGATAGCTGCGCTTCGCGCACTTTATTAAAGCAACACCAAATTGAAGATTTGAGCGAACATTGCGTCGATTTTGCCGACACAGCAGCAATTATTTCGCAACTCGATTTAGTAATTTGCGTAGATACTTCTGTCGCGCACTTGGCCGGTGCTTTGGGCAAACCCGTCTGGATTTTGCTGTCTTTTGTTCCCGATTGGCGCTGGATGCTGGAACGCGAAGATAGCCCTTGGTATCCTACTGCGCGGTTGTTTAGGCAGCAAAAAGCCGGTGATTGGGATGGAGTTTGCGATCGCATAAAAGCAGCCTTGCTAGAGAGGGCGGGCACGGGGGCACCGCCCTTACAATCTACTCGTCTCCAGACTCAGCCTGGTAAGGCAGATGCTGATACTCTGCCTCAAATTAAACCCCCAGAAACTCCCCCACAAATTACCGGAATCGGCATTAGTTGGCCCCTCAGCATCACCAGCGGCTGGGGAATTTACGCCCTGAATTTAACACTGCAACTGCGGCAAAATCCTGCCTGGGAAGTTGCACTTTTAGCACCGCCATCAATCACCTCAGAATCAATGAATCCGCTGCATAAATCGCTGTTGTTACCTGTAATTGAAAAGCACAAAACTTTTCAGGAATTAGTAGCAGCAAATTCGGACAAACAAATCAGTTGTAATTTTCCCGTACTTTACGCTTTGGGGAATAATTTAGCATCGTCTGGAGTTGACCATCAAATTACCAGCGCTTGTCAAATAGGAGTCATATTTTTTGAAGACACGCGAATCACAGCAGCAGCACTAGAAACAGGCAAAAAATATAGCGCGATTGTCGCAGGTTCTAACTGGAATGCGGATGTTTTGAGAAGCTGCGGCTTGACTAATGTGGCGATGGTACATCAAGGAATTGACCCAACAATTTTCCATCCTGCACCCAAATCTAATCTATTTGGCGATCGCTTCGTCATTTTCTCCGGCGGCAAACTGGAATATCGCAAAGGTCAAGATATTGTAATTGCCGCTTTCAAACGATTTCGCGCCAAACATCCAGAGGCTTTGTTACTAACAACATGGCACAACTTCTGGCCTCAGTATATGTTAGGAATCGAACAAACCGGAAACGTTGTCGGACTTCCCAATATCAACCGCGACGGAAGTTTAGAAATTTCCCAATGGTTAGTGGCTAACGGTTTGCCGGTTGACTCTTTTATCGACATCGGCTTAATTCCCAATCACCTCACCGGACAAATTTTGCGAGAAGCCGACTGCGCTGTTTTCACCAACCGCTGTGAAGGCGGCACTAATTTAGTCGCGATGGAAAGTATGGCCTGCGGAATTCCGACTATTCTATCAGCAAATACTGGTCATTTAGACTTGATTTACAGCAACATTTGCTATCCTTTATGGAGCCAAGGACGAGTTAAACTGACTGCTCCTTTTTCCGGTGTAGAAGGTTGGGGAGAGTCTGATGTGGCAGAAGTTGTCGAGGCTTTGGAACAAGTTTATACTAATCGCGAAGAATCAAAACGGATCGGTTTAGCTGCGGCTAACTTTATGCGAGATTGGACTTGGGAAAAACAGGTTAAGCGTTTTTTGGATGTGATTGCTGATATGTAG
- a CDS encoding homogentisate phytyltransferase, with the protein MSKVCIAHPRAYYLFGAGVRFMGNDSIGKSWIDKNGSAPQSWVRAFWEFSRPHTIVGTSLSVLALYAIAQSARLSVNSVFEPLAFAWLACICGNIYIVGLNQLEDVEIDKINKPYLPIASGAFSRKTGELIVIATGIIAILTAVLQGPFLLATVGVSLAIGTAYSLPPLRLKRFPFWAALCIFTVRGAIVNLGLFLHFNWVLGLGRAKSAFSGWSLESVSFEIPAEVWVLTVFVVVFTFAIAIFKDIPDMEGDKQYNITTFTIELGKATVFNLSRWVLTVCYLGVALAGAIVLSNVNLVFLAVSHLAALGLMWFWSAKVDLDDKIEIAGFYQFIWKLFFLEYLIFPAACLLG; encoded by the coding sequence ATGAGTAAGGTGTGCATTGCACACCCTAGAGCATATTATTTGTTTGGTGCGGGTGTGAGATTTATGGGCAACGATTCGATTGGCAAGTCTTGGATTGATAAAAATGGCTCGGCTCCGCAAAGCTGGGTGAGGGCATTTTGGGAGTTTTCTCGGCCGCACACAATTGTGGGTACTAGCTTGAGTGTATTGGCTTTGTACGCGATCGCCCAAAGTGCGCGGCTGTCTGTGAATTCTGTATTTGAGCCCCTAGCTTTTGCCTGGTTGGCTTGCATTTGCGGCAATATTTATATTGTGGGATTGAACCAGTTAGAAGATGTTGAAATTGATAAAATAAATAAGCCGTATTTGCCGATTGCCTCTGGAGCATTTTCTCGGAAAACCGGGGAATTAATTGTAATTGCCACGGGAATTATAGCAATTTTGACTGCTGTTTTGCAAGGCCCGTTTTTGCTGGCTACCGTTGGGGTTAGTTTGGCGATCGGGACTGCTTATTCTCTGCCGCCACTTCGGCTGAAGCGGTTTCCTTTTTGGGCGGCGCTGTGCATTTTTACGGTGCGGGGCGCGATCGTAAATTTAGGGTTATTTTTGCATTTTAATTGGGTGTTGGGTTTGGGAAGGGCGAAAAGCGCTTTTTCTGGCTGGAGTTTGGAGAGTGTGTCTTTTGAGATTCCTGCGGAAGTTTGGGTGCTGACGGTTTTTGTTGTGGTGTTTACGTTTGCGATCGCCATTTTTAAAGATATCCCCGACATGGAAGGGGACAAGCAATATAATATTACTACGTTTACGATTGAGCTGGGCAAGGCGACCGTCTTTAATTTATCTCGCTGGGTGTTGACGGTGTGCTATTTGGGCGTGGCTTTGGCGGGAGCGATCGTATTGTCTAATGTTAATTTAGTGTTTCTGGCAGTTTCTCATTTGGCGGCTTTGGGTTTGATGTGGTTTTGGAGCGCGAAAGTTGATTTGGACGATAAAATAGAAATTGCTGGATTTTATCAGTTTATCTGGAAGTTGTTTTTCTTAGAATATCTGATTTTTCCCGCAGCTTGTTTGTTGGGGTAG